Proteins encoded by one window of uncultured Draconibacterium sp.:
- the mnmA gene encoding tRNA 2-thiouridine(34) synthase MnmA, with product MSRVVVGLSGGVDSSVAAWLLKEQGHEVIGLFMINYREREGVLTSSCTWEEDSLIAKMVAKKLDIPFHIVDLSKDYKQRVIDYMFAEYQAGRTPNPDVLCNREIKFDTFMEEALKFDADFVATGHYCRKSEVEVDGKTIHQLLAGKDPNKDQSYFLCQLNQDQLAKSMFPVGELLKPEVREIARQHNLPTAERKDSQGICFVGKVDLPTFLQQQLEPKVGNVIDIPAKFMEKKKQVEVSEENYKKLCFQFPYKPWNGEVIGEHQGAHFYTVGQRKGLNIGGRKEPLFVLATDVKRNIIYVGEGFEHPGLFRKGLFVAAEDMHWIRPDLKMQVGEKRDFDIRIRYRQPLEKGTIHMKEDGAWFLFENEQRGITSGQFAAWYLEEELIGSGAIV from the coding sequence ATGAGCAGGGTAGTAGTAGGACTTTCCGGAGGTGTTGATTCGAGTGTAGCGGCCTGGCTGTTAAAGGAACAGGGGCACGAGGTAATCGGTTTGTTTATGATTAATTATCGCGAACGCGAAGGGGTGCTCACCAGTTCGTGTACGTGGGAAGAGGACTCGCTGATTGCCAAAATGGTGGCAAAAAAACTCGATATCCCGTTTCATATTGTCGATTTAAGCAAGGACTATAAACAACGTGTTATCGATTATATGTTTGCCGAATACCAGGCCGGGCGCACACCAAATCCCGATGTGCTCTGTAACCGCGAGATAAAATTCGACACTTTTATGGAAGAAGCCCTGAAGTTTGATGCCGATTTTGTGGCAACGGGGCATTACTGTCGAAAAAGTGAGGTTGAAGTAGATGGAAAAACCATTCATCAGCTTTTGGCCGGAAAAGATCCGAACAAGGACCAGAGCTATTTTCTGTGTCAACTGAATCAGGATCAGCTAGCGAAATCGATGTTCCCGGTGGGCGAATTGTTAAAACCTGAAGTACGTGAAATTGCACGTCAGCATAACCTGCCAACCGCCGAGCGAAAAGATTCGCAGGGTATTTGTTTCGTTGGGAAAGTCGATCTACCAACATTCTTACAGCAACAGTTGGAACCTAAAGTTGGTAATGTTATCGATATTCCGGCCAAATTCATGGAAAAGAAAAAGCAGGTTGAAGTTTCGGAAGAGAACTATAAAAAACTGTGTTTCCAGTTTCCATATAAACCGTGGAACGGCGAGGTAATCGGCGAACATCAGGGTGCCCATTTTTACACCGTCGGACAGCGTAAAGGGCTGAATATTGGTGGCCGCAAAGAGCCGCTTTTTGTTCTTGCCACCGATGTAAAACGTAATATTATATACGTGGGAGAAGGTTTTGAACATCCCGGGTTGTTCCGTAAAGGATTGTTTGTAGCCGCAGAAGATATGCACTGGATACGTCCTGATCTGAAAATGCAGGTAGGCGAAAAACGCGATTTTGATATTCGTATTCGTTACCGTCAGCCACTGGAAAAAGGAACGATTCATATGAAAGAAGACGGTGCATGGTTCCTGTTCGAAAACGAACAACGTGGAATCACCTCCGGGCAATTTGCTGCCTGGTACCTTGAGGAAGAATTAATCGGTTCGGGAGCGATTGTGTAA
- the gmk gene encoding guanylate kinase has protein sequence MKGKLIIFSAPSGAGKTTIVKHLLQQGFDLEFSISATSREPRHTETHGKDYYFLSGEEFLAKVENDEFLEWEEVYKGTSYGTLKSEVERIREQGKNVVFDVDVVGGLNIKKYYGDEALAVFVQPPSVEELRKRLVGRSTDSEEKIAMRVAKAEHELSFAPHFDVVIVNDNLDDAFVEAETIITEFLKR, from the coding sequence ATGAAAGGAAAATTAATCATATTTTCAGCTCCATCGGGGGCCGGAAAAACTACCATCGTAAAACATTTATTACAACAAGGTTTCGATCTTGAATTCTCAATATCGGCAACCAGTCGCGAACCACGACACACAGAAACACACGGAAAAGATTATTACTTTTTATCGGGTGAAGAGTTTCTGGCAAAAGTGGAAAACGATGAGTTTCTGGAGTGGGAAGAAGTGTACAAAGGAACCAGTTACGGTACACTAAAAAGTGAAGTGGAACGTATTCGCGAGCAAGGTAAAAACGTGGTTTTTGATGTAGATGTTGTTGGTGGGCTGAACATTAAAAAATATTACGGCGATGAGGCGCTGGCTGTTTTTGTGCAGCCTCCTTCGGTTGAAGAGTTGCGTAAACGGCTGGTTGGCCGATCGACCGACAGCGAAGAAAAGATTGCTATGCGTGTTGCCAAAGCAGAACACGAGTTGAGTTTTGCCCCACATTTTGATGTGGTAATCGTAAACGACAACCTGGATGATGCTTTTGTGGAAGCCGAAACAATTATCACTGAATTTCTGAAAAGGTAA
- a CDS encoding YicC/YloC family endoribonuclease, which produces MIKSMTGFGKAEFEVNNKKITIEIKSLNSKQIDINTRTPALYREKDIIIRKAIAEKLVRGKVDFNIYVENLGDETNSKINEPILKGYFKHLEKISKELKVGADHTTLHAAMRLPDVVKTEYETLDETEWETIYANILAALGDINDFRAKEGEALEADILGNVESISTLLKQVEPFEKQRIEALKVRLTDNLEALKMNGNVDENRFEQELIFYLEKLDINEEKVRLANHCEYFFETAKQNGASGKKLGFISQEIGREINTIGSKANETNIQRIVVQMKDHLERVKEQLLNVL; this is translated from the coding sequence ATGATAAAATCAATGACCGGCTTTGGTAAAGCCGAATTCGAGGTAAACAACAAAAAGATTACCATTGAAATTAAATCGCTAAACAGCAAACAAATTGATATTAACACGCGAACTCCAGCCTTGTATCGCGAAAAAGATATTATAATTCGTAAGGCCATTGCCGAAAAACTGGTACGCGGGAAAGTGGATTTTAATATTTATGTGGAAAACCTCGGCGACGAAACCAATTCGAAAATTAACGAGCCGATTCTGAAAGGATACTTTAAACACCTTGAAAAAATAAGCAAGGAACTTAAAGTTGGTGCCGATCATACTACTTTGCATGCAGCCATGCGTTTGCCCGATGTGGTGAAAACCGAATACGAAACACTTGACGAAACGGAATGGGAAACCATATACGCCAATATTCTGGCGGCACTTGGCGATATTAACGATTTTCGTGCAAAAGAAGGCGAGGCACTTGAAGCTGACATACTTGGAAATGTTGAGAGCATTAGCACGTTATTAAAACAGGTGGAGCCATTTGAAAAACAGCGTATCGAAGCGTTGAAGGTTCGATTGACAGATAATCTGGAAGCCCTGAAAATGAACGGAAATGTGGATGAAAACCGATTTGAGCAGGAGTTGATTTTTTACCTTGAGAAACTGGATATAAACGAAGAGAAAGTTCGTTTGGCAAATCATTGCGAGTATTTCTTTGAAACTGCAAAACAAAACGGAGCATCGGGGAAAAAGCTTGGTTTTATTTCGCAGGAAATTGGTCGCGAGATAAACACCATCGGCTCAAAAGCCAACGAGACCAATATTCAGCGTATTGTTGTTCAGATGAAAGACCATTTGGAGCGCGTGAAGGAACAATTGTTGAATGTTTTGTAA
- a CDS encoding indolepyruvate oxidoreductase subunit beta — MQDTGKNLIIAGVGGQGILLFSNLLSKFYMKLGYELKISDVIGLGQRGGGVESHFRYSNKPVLSPFIKAGDVDYVISFEQTETLRFLHCLKKDGAIFTSTYELTPTSVNKRLQKDLPESKTEIIKRAENRTFIVDPDEHKQPDFNINKMMNVVMLGYYAEFRGYSHDDMIQIVRESVPAKFVEGNIKAYEMGTKIAQSELTAKESVVSCC, encoded by the coding sequence ATGCAAGACACAGGAAAAAACCTTATAATTGCTGGTGTTGGAGGACAAGGAATTCTCCTTTTTAGTAACCTCTTAAGCAAGTTTTATATGAAACTTGGGTATGAGTTGAAAATTTCAGACGTGATTGGCTTAGGTCAACGTGGTGGTGGTGTTGAAAGCCATTTCCGCTACTCAAACAAACCCGTGTTGTCGCCCTTTATTAAAGCTGGAGATGTGGATTATGTTATATCTTTTGAACAAACGGAAACACTCCGGTTTTTACATTGTCTGAAAAAAGATGGCGCCATTTTTACAAGCACCTATGAGTTAACCCCGACTAGCGTCAACAAACGACTGCAAAAAGATTTACCTGAATCGAAAACAGAAATAATAAAGCGAGCAGAGAATAGGACATTTATTGTCGATCCCGATGAGCACAAGCAACCGGATTTTAATATCAATAAAATGATGAATGTTGTTATGCTTGGCTACTATGCGGAGTTCAGAGGCTATTCGCATGACGACATGATTCAAATTGTTAGGGAAAGCGTTCCTGCAAAATTTGTTGAGGGAAATATAAAAGCATATGAGATGGGAACGAAGATTGCCCAGAGTGAACTTACAGCTAAGGAATCAGTAGTTAGTTGTTGTTGA